The following are encoded in a window of Streptomyces sp. SAT1 genomic DNA:
- a CDS encoding FG-GAP-like repeat-containing protein, whose amino-acid sequence MRPTSSRVLRGALTAAAAAALLGTATAAPAHAASGYDRCASGQLCVFSDPLGQGRMLVVKGSMLGLGSWDNRISSYANYTDWPVCFTLAPGLDPRQGAVHAYPSQGSFDESATPELDNAVSSLDLGPEADWFCGSESRYPAFQWDNAPRHRPAATTALGAFGDMNGDGYADLVSRNKFGQLWVSHGHGSAGQDLLAGSGWNGMAQLVRHGDYDGDGKEDLYARDKAGNLWLYPGRGDATFGKRVQAGSGWNSMREISAAGDLTGDGRADLLAADGTGSLWTFPGNGKGGFGARVKTGSGWKAMNALVGAGDMNADRRADLVARDTAGRLWLYPGDGKGSFGTRRLIGKSGWNSVTGLAGVGDVTGDGRPDLVAHAPGSHSLRVYPGTGASDGGLKAPKDLAGLPSDVLAF is encoded by the coding sequence GTGCGTCCGACTTCTTCGCGCGTCCTCCGCGGCGCGCTGACGGCTGCTGCCGCGGCCGCGCTCCTCGGGACCGCGACCGCCGCGCCCGCCCATGCCGCCAGCGGATACGACCGCTGCGCGTCGGGTCAGCTCTGCGTCTTCAGCGATCCGCTGGGCCAGGGCCGGATGCTGGTCGTCAAGGGCAGCATGCTGGGCCTCGGCTCATGGGACAACCGCATCAGCTCCTACGCCAACTACACCGACTGGCCGGTGTGCTTCACCCTCGCCCCGGGTCTCGATCCGCGGCAGGGCGCCGTCCACGCGTACCCGAGCCAGGGCTCCTTCGATGAGAGCGCCACACCCGAACTGGACAACGCGGTCAGCTCCCTCGACCTGGGGCCCGAGGCCGACTGGTTCTGCGGGAGCGAGAGCCGCTACCCGGCCTTCCAGTGGGACAACGCGCCCAGGCACCGGCCCGCGGCGACCACCGCCCTCGGCGCCTTCGGCGACATGAACGGCGACGGGTACGCCGACCTCGTCTCCCGCAACAAGTTCGGCCAGTTGTGGGTCTCGCACGGCCACGGCAGCGCGGGCCAGGACCTGCTGGCCGGCAGCGGCTGGAACGGCATGGCCCAGCTGGTCCGGCACGGCGACTACGACGGGGACGGCAAGGAGGACCTGTACGCCCGGGACAAGGCCGGGAACCTCTGGCTCTACCCCGGCCGCGGCGACGCCACCTTCGGCAAGCGCGTCCAGGCGGGCAGCGGCTGGAACAGCATGCGCGAGATCAGCGCTGCCGGTGACCTGACCGGCGACGGCAGGGCCGACCTGCTCGCGGCCGACGGCACGGGCTCCCTGTGGACGTTTCCGGGCAACGGCAAGGGCGGCTTCGGCGCGCGCGTGAAGACCGGCAGCGGCTGGAAGGCGATGAACGCACTCGTCGGCGCGGGCGACATGAACGCCGACCGGCGGGCGGACCTGGTGGCCCGCGACACCGCGGGGAGGCTGTGGTTGTACCCCGGCGACGGCAAAGGCTCCTTCGGTACGCGCCGGCTCATCGGCAAGAGCGGCTGGAACTCGGTCACCGGACTGGCCGGAGTGGGCGACGTCACCGGTGACGGGCGCCCCGACCTGGTCGCCCACGCTCCCGGCTCGCACTCGCTGCGCGTGTACCCGGGCACCGGCGCGTCCGACGGCGGCCTCAAGGCCCCGAAGGACCTCGCCGGTCTCCCGTCGGACGTCCTGGCGTTCTGA
- a CDS encoding MarR family winged helix-turn-helix transcriptional regulator, producing the protein MPERETPAGTTDDVDTVTRAVLTASRLLVAVSARSLAEVEDRVTLPQFRMLVALSSRGATKLVALAELLQVAPSTAMRMIDRLIATGLADRRPNPVNRRETLLQLTDEGRRTVENVTARRRTEIAAIVERLDPAQRTALIDALAAFNQAGGEPSAPTGEPFPLGWEDGLTGRSG; encoded by the coding sequence ATGCCGGAGCGTGAGACCCCCGCGGGGACGACGGACGATGTCGATACGGTCACCCGGGCGGTGCTGACCGCCTCCCGGCTGCTGGTCGCGGTCTCCGCCCGCTCGCTCGCCGAGGTCGAGGACCGGGTGACACTCCCCCAGTTCCGCATGCTGGTCGCACTCTCCAGCCGCGGCGCCACCAAACTCGTCGCCCTCGCCGAACTGCTCCAGGTGGCGCCTTCCACCGCCATGCGCATGATCGACCGGCTCATCGCCACCGGACTGGCCGACCGCCGCCCCAACCCCGTCAACCGCCGCGAGACCCTGCTCCAGCTCACCGACGAGGGCCGCCGCACCGTCGAGAACGTCACCGCACGACGCCGCACCGAGATCGCCGCCATCGTCGAACGCCTCGACCCCGCCCAGCGCACCGCCCTCATCGACGCCCTGGCCGCCTTCAACCAGGCCGGCGGCGAACCCTCCGCCCCCACCGGCGAGCCCTTCCCGCTGGGCTGGGAGGACGGCCTGACCGGCCGCAGCGGTTAG
- a CDS encoding nitroreductase family deazaflavin-dependent oxidoreductase yields MAHPSSPEPHRPRLPSGPRRLVARAPILLFRAGLGWVFGGRLLLLHHTGRVSGLDRRVVLEVVHHDASGWTVASGFGPRAAWYRNLRAQPKTVVQAGNRHHAVTAHFLTPDEGAAIMSRYAARTPRLARRLCAFMGFHAADDETLFREAGRAIPFVHLTADPGRASDR; encoded by the coding sequence ATGGCACACCCCAGCTCACCGGAACCGCACCGCCCCCGGCTGCCTTCCGGCCCGCGGCGCCTGGTCGCGCGCGCACCGATCCTTCTGTTCCGCGCGGGGCTCGGGTGGGTGTTCGGCGGGCGGCTGCTCCTGCTGCACCACACCGGCCGCGTCAGCGGACTCGACCGCCGGGTGGTCCTGGAGGTCGTGCACCATGACGCGTCGGGCTGGACCGTCGCGTCGGGTTTCGGGCCGCGGGCCGCCTGGTACCGCAACCTGCGCGCCCAGCCGAAGACCGTCGTCCAGGCAGGCAACCGGCACCACGCCGTCACCGCCCATTTCCTCACGCCCGACGAGGGCGCCGCCATCATGTCCCGCTACGCCGCCCGCACCCCCCGGCTCGCCCGCCGCCTCTGCGCGTTCATGGGCTTCCACGCGGCCGACGACGAGACCCTGTTCCGCGAAGCGGGCCGGGCCATCCCGTTCGTGCACCTGACGGCTGATCCCGGACGCGCGTCTGACCGCTGA
- a CDS encoding SCO5918 family protein, with product MRCVIARFPFDLLKSEVEQSMSGITPETVTGVSVTIGRRVYPVMQVGEVITRQNRRDFTTFEMRRALTRLGFTCHDAPAAPSASAGLMGTDKDPLGW from the coding sequence ATGCGCTGTGTCATCGCCCGTTTCCCGTTCGACCTGCTCAAGAGCGAGGTCGAGCAGTCCATGAGCGGGATCACCCCCGAGACCGTCACCGGTGTGTCCGTGACCATCGGCCGCCGGGTCTACCCCGTCATGCAGGTCGGTGAAGTGATCACCCGCCAGAACCGCCGCGACTTCACAACCTTTGAGATGCGCCGGGCCCTCACCCGGCTCGGTTTCACCTGCCACGACGCGCCCGCGGCTCCGTCCGCGTCGGCCGGGCTCATGGGGACCGACAAGGACCCGCTCGGCTGGTGA
- a CDS encoding CBS domain-containing protein yields the protein MHALGPQVDDHMAVDVALSVLIGARVQHLLLRDEDGRCAGLVTRAQLAGHRGGSWFSDRTRLRDIPLDRGPFTPSRSSLSEAEATMRGRTLDASPVVDEHGYALGVLALTP from the coding sequence ATGCACGCCCTCGGGCCGCAGGTCGACGACCACATGGCGGTCGACGTGGCCCTGTCCGTGCTCATCGGCGCACGCGTCCAGCATCTGCTCCTGCGGGACGAGGACGGGCGCTGCGCGGGGCTGGTCACCCGGGCGCAGCTCGCCGGTCACCGCGGCGGTTCGTGGTTCAGCGACCGGACGCGGCTGCGGGACATCCCGCTCGACCGCGGGCCGTTCACTCCATCCCGGTCGTCCCTGAGCGAGGCGGAGGCCACGATGCGGGGCAGGACCCTGGACGCGTCCCCCGTCGTCGACGAGCACGGCTACGCCCTGGGCGTCCTCGCGCTCACCCCCTGA